In Caretta caretta isolate rCarCar2 chromosome 15, rCarCar1.hap1, whole genome shotgun sequence, the genomic stretch GTTCCAGCTCTACGTTCCTAGGGCTGATGACATCGAGGGAAGCAGCAGCCTATGCAGAGTAGTTATATGTACACAGACACTCAATATATTATCTATAAATACAGATgttattaacaaacatacagtaCGTCAGGGTCACTTAATGCTGGGGGCCCCGTAGGTGCTTCCGAAAAGATGTGCAATACAGTTCGCTAACCCTCCCTCCACCCCGCCCGCCCCAAACCCAGAGGCAATAGAAAACAACCCTAACTCAAATAAAGTCCAACTCCCCTGCCTTCCCCTCGGAGACTCTGCTGTGCAGCTCAGTCCCTCTCTGCTACTGCTCAGAGGAGGTGTGCCCCCATCCACTACGCCCTCCCCCACAGCGATCACAACCCTGAAGAATGGCCACAGAGCCTCTTGGGTTTCAGCGAAGAATGATGGGGTGGCCTGAGCTGGAGATCAAAGCACTTTGGGGGTCAGAAGACCCAGAGGACATCTGAGGGTGTTCAATCCCAGACCCCCACAACAATTCTGGTCTGAAACCAAGGAAGGTCTACGACCCGCaggcatcatagaatatcagggttggaagggacttcaggaggtcatctagtccaaccccctgctcaaagcagggccaatccccaactaaatcatcccagccagggctttgtcaagcctgaccttaaaaacctcagaggaaggagattccaccacctccctaggtaacccattccagtgcttcaccaccctcctagtgaaaaagatccATCCTCTAGACCTAGGGGGGTtccaagaggatggctctagactgttctcggtagtagcagatgacaggccaaggagtaatggtctaaagttgcagtgggggagctttaggttagatattaggaaaaactttttcacgaggagagtggtgaagcactggaatgggttacctagggaggtggtggaatctccttccctagaggtttttaaggtcaggcttgacaaagccctggctgggataatttagttggggattggtcctgctttgaccagggggttagactagatgacctcctgaggtcccttccaaccctgatattctatgattctctttggaacccccttttaggaagttgaaagcagctatcaaatcccccctcattcttctcttctgcagactaaataatcccagttccctcagcctcacctcatcaGTCATGTGTCATGTGTCTCCAGCACCCTAAtaaatttttgttgccctctgctggactctttcacatccttcttgtagtgtggggcccaaaactggacacggtactccagatgaggtctcaccaatgcccgatagaggggaatgatcacgtccctcgatctactggcaatgctcctacttatacatcccaaaatgccattggccttcttggcaacaagggcacactgttgactcatatccagcttctcgtccactataacccctaggtccttttctgcataacggctgcctagccactcagtccctagtctgtagcagtgcatggaagtcttccgtcctaagtgcaggactctgcacttgtccttgttgaacctcatcagatttcttttggcccaatcctctaatttgtctaggtccctctgtatcctaacagtaccctccagcgtatctaccactcctcccagtttagtgtcatctgcaaacttgctgagggtgcaatccacaccatcctccagatcatttatgaagatattgaacaaaaaccggccccaggaccgacccttggggcactccacttgataccggctgccaactagacatggagccattgatcactacccattgagcccgacgatctagccaactttctatccaccttatagtccatttcaGCCAGCCCGTACTActttaacttgatggcaagaatactgcgggagaccctgtgaaaagttttgctaaagtcaaggaacaacacgtccactactttctcctcatccacagagccaattatcttgtcatagaaggcaattaggttagtcaggcatgacttgaccttggtgaatccatgctgactgttcctgatcactttcctctcctcgaaatgcttcagaattgattccttgaggacctgctccatgatttttccagggactgaggtgaggctgaccggcctgtagttcccaggatccttcttcttcccttttttaaagatgggcactacattagcctttctccAGGGCTCCGGAACGTCCCCCTAAAAGTCAATTCACTTAAGAGATCTCAAGTAAAATCAAAACCACCCAGCTGCCCAGCCCTCCTCTGACCCTGGGTCTGGCCCTGCAAATGGAAGCTCCATCCAGAGGtatcttcaaaaataaaaaaactctggggcatctggccgcccaccccttcccagcagcagcaagccagggCCACTACAGCAGCACATCCAAGGCAGCAGGTGTGGGACATGGGGATCTGGGAGCAACAGTGGGGAACGCTACAGGCTGGTCCCTCCATCTTGTACGAGTGCTACCAGCCCATCATGCCCAGGCATCCTCGTCTGGCCCTCTTGGCTCCATCTGGCCCTGCGGcggctccatgaaggaggagAAGACGCTGTGAAAGGCTCTCCAGGGCTTGTGCTCAGATGGGCGCTTGGGAGGGCTCCCCTTGGGTGAGGTGCCGGACGTCTTGTAGCTGAGCGGCGTCGGTATTTTGGAGGGCTTCTTATCTGGCTGAGTGTCTACACGTGGCTTGGCCTTGGGCCGCAGCTTCAGCTTGTAGATGGAAGGCACTCGGCCTGGTTTCTTCGGGGACTTCTTTTGTCTCAGCACCACCTCCTGTGTCTGGAGTACATCCGGCAATCCATCTGGGGCTGTCTCACCAACAGGCCCCACCACAGAGTCCCCCTCAGTCTCCGTCAGGTCATCTGGGGCCGAGGGCCCCAAGTCTGTGTCCGAGCCTGCAAGCTCCAAGATGGTCCAGGCCGCATCCATGCCTGGACTGGAGACCTCTGCTCCCTCGGCCACCTCCTGGAGGTCATTCAAGGCTGTGTAGTAGTTACTTTCATCAGAGGAACTCGAGAGAGCTGGCTTCCTCCAGCATGTGGCCGGCTCCAGGGCCACGTGGGAGTTCCAGCCAGAGCCATTCTGGAACTCAGTGTGGGCTGGGCTACAGTTGGAGGCCCACGGGCGCTGGGATGCGGGGTTCCTCTTGGGGTCATCTTTGGGCCGCTCACCGAAGTCTGCCTGGAAGCCGTGCTTGCTGAAGAAGTTCAGcgatgaggaggaggagctggaggagcagTAGGCAGAGTCAACGGCCCCTGGGTCTGGTGTGGTCTGCTGGAGTTGCCCCGCATCGTGGGCGCAGCCCAGGGGCTCCCCACCATCCCCGACCAGCTCGATCATCCGGGAGTTGGCCAGGAACTCCTCCTCCAGGCACCGGtacagctgctgctcctggctggggTCTAGGCACAGAGGGGTCCGGAAGCTCTCTGccagctcctccagctcctggcGGAAGCTCTCAGACAGCTGTCTGGCCTGGAGGGTCTCCCCAGAGAGCCGCTCCCCCACAGGGACCCTTGGCTCAGTCTCACCCGCCTGCCACTGCCTCACAGACCCCAGCGTCTGCTGAGGTGCCCGGATTGAGGGCTCTGCCAGTTTGTTGGCTGGAAGGGACGCTCTGGGACTGGTGGGCGCAGGGCTCCTGGAGCTCCCCCGAGGGAGGTGCCTGCGAGTCGGGCTCGTGGCTCGGCCAGAGTCTTGGCCATTCTCCTTCACCTTGTTGGCCCGTGCCCAGGAGTGCTGCCCGTCCTTCCCTCGGCTGATGAGCAGCACTGGCTCCCCGccacctctcccctggctccGCGGTCTGGGGCTGGGCCTGACAGGCCGGTTCACCAGGCGAGGCCGGCTCCgctcctctggctctgccctCCTGGCCCCCACCGACGGTCTCAGCTCCAAGAAGGCCCCGCGCTCCCGTGACTGGCTGCGGCTCGAAGGCTGACTCTTGGGGGCCCCCTCTGGCATGTGcctccccacctccttcctgcggGCTGTTCGCAAGGCACGGTCCTCACCACACCTCCTGCCCAGGGTGCCACTCTGCGTGGATGACGTGGAGGAGTCACTGTCTCCGGAGAGGCGTCTGGCTCTGGGGGGCAGCTGGTCTCGAAGTCTGAAACAGAGGGGAGGACAAGAAGGAAGGGAGGTCAGCGCCATCTGtggccagggctggggaaaggaactacatgaggggagggagagagcctgctggagaCAATACATTTCACTGCCCGTCAGGGGCCTCTGCTGCACAGCGTGGgctgccagggccagggcagctgtccaggccccagccccctggctgGTGGCACCTCAGCCGAGATACAAAGCTCCCTCCCCAAAGCTGGGGGTGCTGGGACCTGTCATTCTGACCTAGGCCCCAGCTCTGCCTTGGACTCTCGGCTCCTAGGGCTCACCCTGCCGAGGGCAATGCAGCAAGCCGGGCTAGAGTTGGCCTGAGACCAGAATCGGGCCTGGCCGCAGAGCTGGCTGGAGGCTGGTGCTGCGTCAAGCCCCAGCTCGCAGAAGCTGAACAAGAGGCGTCAGTACT encodes the following:
- the GAS2L1 gene encoding GAS2-like protein 1 isoform X1, which codes for MAELSNIQSAASKSIRPFRSSEEYLYAMKEDLAEWLNILYGWDVQVENFMETLETGCDLCQHANNVNRIALEYQQQHPEAAAHMRVPQNEVVYQAKNVVPGSFIARDNISNFIQWCRQDLGIQDVLMFETNDLVLKKNEKNFVLCLLEVARRGSKFGMLAPMLIQMEQEIEEEMRDQIAYGGLETQEDNRDLGPESPVYPSRPQRISLCDLKNLDELVREILGCCTCPSQFPMIKVSEGKYKVGDCNALIFVRVLRSHVMVRVGGGWDTLEHYLDKHDPCRCASLSHRLMQTRALGVSPQKMASPGSFSPSSRAASPSSQRHSEGMNPNRPMETLRTVDKRLSAGGDLTQAKMDRSGRLARGAGDLSVQSDSSRQIPNVASHARQEKLEGLPPRAGTVPSSGQSSSSPLRTSTPLAHRDVSEPRASTTLRLRDQLPPRARRLSGDSDSSTSSTQSGTLGRRCGEDRALRTARRKEVGRHMPEGAPKSQPSSRSQSRERGAFLELRPSVGARRAEPEERSRPRLVNRPVRPSPRPRSQGRGGGEPVLLISRGKDGQHSWARANKVKENGQDSGRATSPTRRHLPRGSSRSPAPTSPRASLPANKLAEPSIRAPQQTLGSVRQWQAGETEPRVPVGERLSGETLQARQLSESFRQELEELAESFRTPLCLDPSQEQQLYRCLEEEFLANSRMIELVGDGGEPLGCAHDAGQLQQTTPDPGAVDSAYCSSSSSSSSLNFFSKHGFQADFGERPKDDPKRNPASQRPWASNCSPAHTEFQNGSGWNSHVALEPATCWRKPALSSSSDESNYYTALNDLQEVAEGAEVSSPGMDAAWTILELAGSDTDLGPSAPDDLTETEGDSVVGPVGETAPDGLPDVLQTQEVVLRQKKSPKKPGRVPSIYKLKLRPKAKPRVDTQPDKKPSKIPTPLSYKTSGTSPKGSPPKRPSEHKPWRAFHSVFSSFMEPPQGQMEPRGPDEDAWA
- the GAS2L1 gene encoding GAS2-like protein 1 isoform X2 gives rise to the protein MAELSNIQSAASKSIRPFRSSEEYLYAMKEDLAEWLNILYGWDVQVENFMETLETGCDLCQHANNVNRIALEYQQQHPEAAAHMRVPQNEVVYQAKNVVPGSFIARDNISNFIQWCRQDLGIQDVLMFETNDLVLKKNEKNFVLCLLEVARRGSKFGMLAPMLIQMEQEIEEEMRDQIAYGGLETQEDNRDLGPESPVYPSRPQRISLCDLKNLDELVLRSHVMVRVGGGWDTLEHYLDKHDPCRCASLSHRLMQTRALGVSPQKMASPGSFSPSSRAASPSSQRHSEGMNPNRPMETLRTVDKRLSAGGDLTQAKMDRSGRLARGAGDLSVQSDSSRQIPNVASHARQEKLEGLPPRAGTVPSSGQSSSSPLRTSTPLAHRDVSEPRASTTLRLRDQLPPRARRLSGDSDSSTSSTQSGTLGRRCGEDRALRTARRKEVGRHMPEGAPKSQPSSRSQSRERGAFLELRPSVGARRAEPEERSRPRLVNRPVRPSPRPRSQGRGGGEPVLLISRGKDGQHSWARANKVKENGQDSGRATSPTRRHLPRGSSRSPAPTSPRASLPANKLAEPSIRAPQQTLGSVRQWQAGETEPRVPVGERLSGETLQARQLSESFRQELEELAESFRTPLCLDPSQEQQLYRCLEEEFLANSRMIELVGDGGEPLGCAHDAGQLQQTTPDPGAVDSAYCSSSSSSSSLNFFSKHGFQADFGERPKDDPKRNPASQRPWASNCSPAHTEFQNGSGWNSHVALEPATCWRKPALSSSSDESNYYTALNDLQEVAEGAEVSSPGMDAAWTILELAGSDTDLGPSAPDDLTETEGDSVVGPVGETAPDGLPDVLQTQEVVLRQKKSPKKPGRVPSIYKLKLRPKAKPRVDTQPDKKPSKIPTPLSYKTSGTSPKGSPPKRPSEHKPWRAFHSVFSSFMEPPQGQMEPRGPDEDAWA